The Agromyces mangrovi genome contains a region encoding:
- a CDS encoding extracellular solute-binding protein — protein sequence MTRITRRASRVGMTALAVASVAVLTACGTTSGSSDGGEAATELGDYEGQVSLLAWPGYVEDGSNDPNVDWVTPFEEATGCMVTSKTYGTSDEAFNLMKTGEYDVVAASGDATLRLIAAGDVAPVNTDLIPNYEGIYDFLKEKEWNSVDGVAYGVPHGYGANLLMYNTDEVTPAPTSWDVVFDAAADYDGKVTAYDSPIYIADAAVYLMAHQPELGIENPYALDETQFAAAVDLLKQQREHIGEYWSDYLKEIQAFETGDSVVGTTWQVIQNVLAASGATTDVVLPDEGATGWSDTWMIASEAESPNCAYAWLDYIASPEANAAATEYFGEAPSNEAACEFRSEGSCEAYHAGDEEYASQIWYWTTPIAECVDGRTDVECVDYAGWTTAWQEIKG from the coding sequence ATGACACGCATCACGCGCCGCGCATCCCGCGTCGGCATGACCGCGCTGGCGGTCGCATCGGTCGCCGTGCTGACCGCCTGCGGCACGACCTCCGGGTCGAGCGACGGCGGCGAGGCCGCGACCGAGCTCGGCGACTACGAGGGCCAGGTCTCCCTGCTCGCGTGGCCCGGCTACGTCGAGGACGGCTCGAACGACCCGAACGTCGACTGGGTCACCCCGTTCGAGGAGGCCACCGGCTGCATGGTCACGTCGAAGACCTACGGCACCTCCGACGAGGCGTTCAACCTCATGAAGACCGGGGAGTACGACGTGGTCGCTGCGTCGGGCGACGCCACCCTGCGCCTCATCGCCGCCGGCGACGTGGCCCCCGTCAACACCGACCTCATCCCGAACTACGAGGGCATCTACGACTTCCTCAAGGAGAAGGAGTGGAACTCGGTCGACGGCGTCGCCTACGGCGTTCCCCACGGCTACGGCGCGAACCTGCTCATGTACAACACCGACGAGGTGACCCCGGCCCCGACCTCGTGGGACGTCGTCTTCGACGCGGCGGCCGACTACGACGGCAAGGTCACGGCGTACGACTCGCCGATCTACATCGCCGACGCCGCGGTCTACCTCATGGCCCACCAGCCCGAGCTCGGCATCGAGAACCCGTACGCCCTCGACGAGACCCAGTTCGCAGCAGCGGTCGACCTGCTCAAGCAGCAGCGCGAGCACATCGGCGAGTACTGGAGCGACTACCTGAAGGAGATCCAGGCGTTCGAGACCGGCGACTCGGTCGTCGGCACGACCTGGCAGGTCATCCAGAACGTGCTCGCCGCGTCGGGTGCGACGACCGACGTCGTGCTGCCCGACGAGGGCGCGACCGGCTGGTCGGACACCTGGATGATCGCCTCCGAGGCCGAGAGCCCGAACTGCGCCTACGCGTGGCTCGACTACATCGCCAGCCCCGAGGCGAACGCCGCGGCGACCGAGTACTTCGGCGAGGCGCCGTCGAACGAGGCGGCCTGCGAGTTCCGCTCGGAGGGCTCGTGCGAGGCCTACCACGCCGGTGACGAGGAGTACGCCTCGCAGATCTGGTACTGGACCACCCCGATCGCCGAGTGCGTCGACGGCCGCACCGACGTCGAGTGCGTCGACTACGCGGGCTGGACGACGGCCTGGCAGGAGATCAAGGGCTAG
- a CDS encoding glycosyl hydrolase family 28-related protein, protein MSRNAPPRRGRTATALVAAALVAGAVVAAPAQAAPPQQVDPQAPDFGPNVTVLDPSMPLSEISTELDALADRQRDAEMSEDRYAVYFLPGEYGTDEQPLQFEVGYYTEVAGLGASPTDVSVNGAIEVYNRCLTDGGTGNCIALVNFWRTISNLSIDVNGTGQDGCRASANFWAVSQAVSMRRLDISGANVSLQDYCTNGPQYASGGFIADSRLPFTINGSQQQWLVRNSDVTAGWSNAVWNQVFAGTEGAPDDSTFPEPPYTTIDETPISREKPYLFVDEAGNYAVRVPSAQTDTRGITWAEGETAGRTVPITEFFIATPDSSVQEINTALARGSNLLLTPGVYDIDETIRVKRADTVVLGMGHATLTATGGAVAMDVADVPGVVIAGVTFDAGTELSPVLLRVGKANGEHGTGSAARAAESNPTTLSDVYVRVGGPHIGKVDTAIEVHSDHVLIDHAWIWRADHGIEGFTEGVNGDTDRWNTNTGRNGILVTGDDVTATGLFVEHFQQRNTLWEGDGGTVILYQNELPYDPPTQADWTQPDGTLGYPGYTVADDVTSHELFGAGVYVFNQNDPSIVTENGFSVPDVEGVRLHHVMTVNLSAGTIRHVVNGVGGQVDNSNTGAPAFIVDYPAP, encoded by the coding sequence ATGAGCAGGAACGCACCACCACGGCGCGGTCGCACGGCGACCGCGCTCGTCGCCGCCGCACTCGTCGCGGGAGCCGTCGTCGCGGCGCCCGCGCAGGCCGCACCACCGCAGCAGGTCGATCCGCAGGCGCCCGACTTCGGCCCCAACGTGACCGTCCTCGACCCGTCGATGCCACTGTCGGAGATCTCCACGGAGCTCGACGCCCTCGCCGACCGCCAGCGCGACGCCGAGATGAGCGAGGACCGCTACGCGGTCTACTTCCTCCCCGGCGAGTACGGAACCGACGAGCAGCCGCTCCAGTTCGAGGTCGGCTACTACACGGAGGTGGCAGGCCTCGGGGCATCCCCCACAGACGTCTCGGTGAACGGCGCGATCGAGGTCTACAACCGGTGCCTCACCGACGGCGGCACGGGCAACTGCATCGCGCTGGTGAACTTCTGGCGCACGATCTCGAACCTCTCGATCGACGTGAACGGCACCGGGCAGGACGGCTGCCGCGCGAGCGCGAACTTCTGGGCCGTCTCGCAGGCCGTGTCGATGCGCCGGCTCGACATCTCGGGCGCGAACGTCAGCCTGCAGGACTACTGCACCAACGGCCCGCAGTACGCGTCGGGCGGCTTCATCGCCGACTCGCGCCTGCCGTTCACGATCAACGGCTCGCAGCAGCAGTGGCTCGTGCGCAACAGCGACGTGACCGCGGGCTGGAGCAACGCCGTCTGGAACCAGGTGTTCGCAGGCACCGAGGGCGCGCCGGACGACTCGACCTTCCCCGAGCCGCCGTACACGACGATCGACGAGACGCCGATCAGCCGCGAGAAGCCGTACCTGTTCGTCGACGAGGCCGGGAACTACGCGGTGCGCGTCCCCTCGGCGCAGACCGACACGCGCGGCATCACCTGGGCCGAGGGCGAGACCGCGGGCCGCACGGTGCCGATCACCGAGTTCTTCATCGCCACCCCCGACTCGTCGGTCCAGGAGATCAACACGGCGCTCGCGCGCGGCAGCAACCTGCTGCTGACGCCGGGCGTGTACGACATCGACGAGACGATCCGCGTGAAGCGGGCCGACACCGTGGTGCTCGGCATGGGCCACGCCACCCTCACCGCCACGGGCGGTGCGGTCGCGATGGACGTCGCCGACGTGCCCGGCGTCGTCATCGCCGGCGTGACATTCGACGCCGGCACCGAGCTCTCGCCGGTACTGCTCCGCGTCGGCAAGGCGAACGGCGAGCACGGCACCGGCAGCGCCGCGCGGGCCGCCGAGTCGAACCCGACCACGCTGAGCGACGTCTACGTGCGCGTCGGCGGACCGCACATCGGGAAGGTCGACACGGCGATCGAGGTGCACAGCGACCACGTGCTCATCGACCACGCCTGGATCTGGCGTGCCGACCACGGCATCGAGGGGTTCACCGAGGGCGTGAACGGCGACACCGACCGCTGGAACACGAACACCGGCCGCAACGGCATCCTCGTCACCGGCGACGACGTCACCGCCACCGGGCTCTTCGTCGAGCACTTCCAGCAGCGCAACACGCTCTGGGAGGGCGACGGCGGCACGGTCATCCTGTACCAGAACGAGCTGCCGTACGACCCGCCGACGCAGGCCGACTGGACCCAGCCGGATGGCACGCTCGGCTACCCCGGGTACACGGTCGCCGACGACGTGACGAGCCACGAGCTCTTCGGCGCGGGCGTGTACGTGTTCAACCAGAACGACCCGTCGATCGTCACCGAGAACGGCTTCTCGGTGCCCGATGTCGAGGGCGTGCGACTGCACCACGTTATGACGGTCAACCTCAGCGCTGGGACGATCCGGCACGTCGTGAACGGCGTGGGCGGGCAGGTCGACAACTCGAACACCGGGGCTCCGGCGTTCATCGTCGACTACCCGGCGCCGTAG
- a CDS encoding ABC transporter permease: MRLSRAARVTLGALTTLILVIVYVPLFVVLVNSFSTSTSLSWPPPGFTLEWWGRAFSSAGALEAVLTSVQVAVIATIISLVLGTLISLALQRFSFFGRDAVSLLVILPIALPGIITGIALNNFFRTIMGVPLSIWTVVIAHATFCIVTVFNNVIARLRRQGTNLEDASADLGAGVWTTFRLVTFPQLRSALLAGGLLAFALSFDEIIVTTFTAGSGVTTLPIFILNNMFRPNQAPIVAVIAVVLVLVSIIPIAIAQKLSGSEQQRR; encoded by the coding sequence ATGCGACTCTCCCGCGCCGCCCGCGTCACCCTGGGCGCCCTGACGACCCTGATCCTCGTGATCGTGTACGTGCCGCTGTTCGTCGTGCTCGTGAACTCGTTCTCGACCAGCACGAGCCTCAGCTGGCCGCCGCCCGGCTTCACGCTCGAGTGGTGGGGCCGTGCGTTCTCGAGCGCCGGCGCGCTCGAGGCGGTGCTCACGAGCGTGCAGGTCGCGGTCATCGCGACGATCATCTCGCTGGTGCTCGGCACGCTCATCTCGCTGGCGCTGCAGCGCTTCTCGTTCTTCGGGCGCGACGCCGTGAGCCTGCTCGTGATCCTGCCGATCGCGCTGCCCGGCATCATCACCGGCATCGCGCTGAACAACTTCTTCCGCACCATCATGGGCGTGCCGCTGTCGATCTGGACCGTCGTGATCGCCCACGCCACCTTCTGCATCGTCACGGTGTTCAACAACGTGATCGCCCGGTTGCGGCGGCAGGGCACGAACCTCGAGGATGCCTCGGCCGACCTCGGGGCGGGGGTGTGGACCACCTTCCGGCTGGTGACCTTCCCCCAGCTGCGCTCGGCGCTGCTCGCCGGCGGCCTGCTCGCGTTCGCGCTGTCGTTCGACGAGATCATCGTGACGACGTTCACGGCCGGGTCGGGGGTGACCACGCTGCCGATCTTCATCCTGAACAACATGTTCCGGCCGAACCAGGCGCCGATCGTGGCGGTCATCGCGGTCGTGCTGGTGCTCGTCTCGATCATCCCGATCGCGATCGCGCAGAAGCTGTCGGGGTCGGAGCAGCAGCGGCGCTGA
- a CDS encoding ExeM/NucH family extracellular endonuclease, with amino-acid sequence MRHPVRRATVAAAAAASLLAVGVAAPAHAEEVEPSELIISEYVEGSSFNKAIELYNPTSATIDLTGYDLQVSFNGGSSTSEFDLTGSVAAGGTFVFADEDLSDYADQTTSANLWNGDDAILLRNAGTVVDSLGQVGFDPGSQWGTDLTSTQDNTLRRMASVCVGDTVVDDVFDPAVEWVGFANNTFDGLGSHTADCGGTTGPMTPVINEFSASTSGDDVEYVEIFGEPDTDLSSYAVLEIEGDSGSTTGVIDEVIALGTTDADGLYLAELENGALENGTMSLLLVEGFTGALGDDLDTDDDGTFDAMPWTALADAVAVFDGGSADVAYGGTALGPDYDGLSSFAPGGASRIPDGTDTDSAADWVRNAFNRAGIAAFPEATPADGEAWNTPGALNEAYIAPPPPPINCESPVVSIGSVQGSGDTSPADGTTVTVSGVVVGDFQVGGFNGYYIQDAGDGDAATSDGIFIYAPGGASVDVGDEVIVAGEVSEYFGLTEITPTEVVVCDTGVELPEATELTLPATEADREALEGMLVTLPQSLSILEFYNYGRYGLISLGTERQFTPTAVVEPGQPAIDLAEQNALNSIGLDDGRSSENPDPAIHPNGAEFTLDNLFRGGDLVTDATGVLDYRFSTWSVQPTQGAGFESVNERPAVPEVGGEFTVSSFNVLNYFTTLNSRGANTADEFDRQEAKIVAALAEIDADVFGLIEIENNGDEGAASAVATLTAALNAELGSEVYDYVDTGVIGTDEITTAFLYKTATATPVGDFALLDGSVDDRYLDSKNRPALAQTFADAAGGEVTVVVNHLKSKGSACDDVSDPDLDDGAGNCNLTRTAAAEAMTDWLATDPTGQGTANRALVIGDLNSYDHEDPIDVFTGAGYADLLLQEQGEYAYSYVFDGQLGYLDYALAGSGLMTEVTGAAAWNINADEPSLIDYDMSFKKDAQDALYAPDAFRSSDHDPIIVGLSLDSTPPEIEVSADPATVFPPNTAWTTVDLLIDATDDSGIAPTVEIVEVTAEGKKADIRVTGDAQVEVVARMGATYTVTVEATDHAGNTASDTVVISVTPPRGRWMQ; translated from the coding sequence ATGAGACATCCCGTTCGTCGAGCCACCGTCGCCGCCGCGGCCGCAGCATCGCTGCTGGCCGTGGGCGTCGCCGCCCCCGCACACGCGGAGGAGGTGGAACCGAGCGAGCTGATCATCAGCGAGTACGTCGAGGGGTCGTCGTTCAACAAGGCGATCGAGCTGTACAACCCGACGTCCGCGACGATCGACCTGACCGGCTACGACCTCCAGGTCTCGTTCAACGGCGGGTCGTCGACGTCCGAGTTCGACCTGACCGGGTCGGTGGCCGCGGGCGGCACCTTCGTCTTCGCCGACGAGGACCTCTCCGACTACGCCGACCAGACGACCTCGGCGAACCTCTGGAACGGCGACGACGCGATCCTGCTGCGCAACGCCGGCACCGTGGTCGACTCGCTCGGCCAGGTCGGGTTCGACCCGGGCAGCCAGTGGGGCACCGACCTCACCTCCACCCAGGACAACACGCTCCGCCGAATGGCGTCGGTGTGCGTCGGCGACACGGTCGTCGACGACGTGTTCGACCCGGCGGTCGAGTGGGTGGGCTTCGCGAACAACACGTTCGACGGGCTCGGCTCGCACACGGCGGACTGCGGCGGCACGACCGGCCCGATGACCCCGGTGATCAACGAGTTCTCGGCGAGCACCTCGGGCGACGACGTGGAGTACGTCGAGATCTTCGGGGAGCCGGACACGGACCTCTCCTCGTACGCCGTGCTCGAGATCGAGGGCGACTCCGGGTCCACCACGGGCGTGATCGACGAGGTCATCGCGCTCGGCACGACCGATGCGGACGGCCTGTACCTGGCGGAGCTGGAGAACGGCGCCCTCGAGAACGGCACGATGTCGTTGCTGCTCGTGGAGGGGTTCACCGGCGCGCTGGGCGACGACCTCGACACCGATGACGACGGCACGTTCGACGCCATGCCGTGGACGGCGCTCGCCGACGCGGTGGCGGTCTTCGACGGCGGCTCGGCCGACGTCGCCTACGGCGGCACCGCGCTCGGTCCGGACTACGACGGCCTCAGCTCGTTCGCCCCGGGCGGCGCATCGCGCATCCCCGACGGTACCGACACCGACTCCGCGGCCGACTGGGTGCGCAATGCGTTCAACCGCGCGGGTATCGCGGCGTTCCCGGAGGCCACCCCGGCCGACGGCGAGGCGTGGAACACGCCCGGCGCCCTGAACGAGGCGTACATCGCGCCCCCGCCCCCGCCGATCAACTGCGAGTCGCCCGTCGTCTCGATCGGCTCGGTGCAGGGCTCCGGTGACACCTCGCCGGCCGACGGCACCACGGTGACCGTGAGCGGCGTGGTCGTCGGCGACTTCCAGGTCGGCGGCTTCAACGGCTACTACATCCAGGACGCCGGTGACGGCGACGCCGCCACGAGCGACGGCATCTTCATCTACGCGCCAGGCGGGGCATCCGTCGACGTGGGCGACGAGGTCATCGTCGCGGGCGAGGTGAGCGAGTACTTCGGCCTGACCGAGATCACCCCGACCGAGGTCGTCGTGTGCGACACCGGCGTCGAACTGCCCGAGGCCACCGAGCTCACCCTGCCCGCCACCGAGGCCGACCGCGAGGCCCTCGAGGGCATGCTCGTGACGCTGCCGCAGTCGCTGTCGATCCTCGAGTTCTACAACTACGGCCGGTACGGCCTGATCTCGCTCGGCACCGAGCGCCAGTTCACGCCCACCGCGGTCGTCGAGCCGGGGCAGCCCGCCATCGACCTCGCCGAGCAGAACGCGCTGAACAGCATCGGCCTCGACGACGGCCGGAGCTCGGAGAACCCCGACCCGGCGATCCACCCCAACGGCGCCGAGTTCACGCTCGACAACCTGTTCCGCGGCGGCGACCTGGTCACCGACGCGACCGGCGTGCTCGACTACCGGTTCAGCACCTGGTCGGTGCAGCCGACGCAGGGTGCCGGGTTCGAGTCGGTCAACGAGCGGCCCGCGGTGCCCGAGGTGGGCGGCGAGTTCACCGTCTCGAGCTTCAACGTGCTGAACTACTTCACCACGCTGAACTCGCGCGGCGCGAACACGGCCGACGAGTTCGACCGCCAGGAGGCGAAGATCGTCGCGGCCCTCGCGGAGATCGACGCCGACGTGTTCGGGCTCATCGAGATCGAGAACAACGGCGACGAGGGTGCGGCCAGCGCCGTCGCGACGCTCACGGCGGCGCTGAACGCCGAGCTCGGCTCCGAGGTGTACGACTACGTCGACACCGGCGTGATCGGCACCGACGAGATCACCACGGCGTTCCTCTACAAGACGGCCACGGCGACTCCCGTGGGCGACTTCGCGCTGCTCGACGGCTCGGTCGACGACCGGTACCTCGACTCGAAGAACCGCCCGGCGCTCGCGCAGACGTTCGCCGACGCGGCGGGCGGCGAGGTCACGGTCGTGGTCAACCACCTGAAGTCGAAGGGCTCGGCCTGCGACGACGTCTCCGACCCCGACCTCGACGACGGTGCGGGCAACTGCAACCTGACCCGCACGGCCGCGGCCGAGGCGATGACCGACTGGCTCGCCACCGACCCGACCGGGCAGGGCACGGCGAACCGGGCGCTCGTCATCGGCGACCTCAACTCGTACGACCACGAGGACCCGATCGACGTGTTCACGGGCGCCGGCTACGCCGACCTGCTGCTGCAGGAGCAGGGCGAGTACGCCTACTCGTACGTGTTCGACGGCCAGCTCGGCTACCTCGACTACGCGCTCGCGGGCAGCGGGCTCATGACCGAGGTGACCGGCGCGGCGGCGTGGAACATCAACGCCGACGAGCCGAGCCTGATCGACTACGACATGTCGTTCAAGAAGGACGCGCAGGACGCGCTGTACGCCCCCGACGCGTTCCGCTCGAGCGACCACGACCCGATCATCGTGGGCCTCTCGCTCGACAGCACGCCGCCGGAGATCGAGGTGTCGGCCGATCCGGCGACGGTCTTCCCGCCGAACACCGCGTGGACGACCGTCGACCTGCTCATCGACGCGACCGACGACTCGGGCATCGCGCCGACCGTGGAGATCGTCGAGGTGACGGCCGAGGGCAAGAAGGCCGACATCCGCGTGACCGGCGACGCCCAGGTCGAGGTCGTCGCCCGCATGGGTGCGACCTACACGGTGACGGTCGAGGCGACGGACCACGCCGGCAACACCGCATCCGACACCGTGGTGATCTCGGTGACCCCGCCGCGAGGTCGCTGGATGCAGTGA
- a CDS encoding ABC transporter permease — protein MTTTDAPAPARGRTPVPAPRDTFARRGSVYLSTHPRARLALLLSAPLFWLGLVYIVALAALLVTAFWSVDSFTGQISTEFTLDNIITVVTGSLYQTVTLRTLGVALAVTIIDVALALPIAFFMAKVASPRLQRALVVAVLTPLWASYLVKAYAWRSVLSQDGILEWLVAPLGLHTPGYGLPATIITLSYLWLPYVILPIYAGLERVPDSLLEASGDLGGSTWQTIRLVVLPMAMPAIIAGTIFSFSLSLGDYITVNIVGGANQMLGNLVYTNVGAANNLPLASAIALIPIVIIFGYLFLVRRTGALDNL, from the coding sequence ATGACCACGACCGACGCCCCCGCCCCGGCACGCGGCCGCACGCCCGTGCCCGCGCCGCGCGACACGTTCGCCCGCCGCGGCTCCGTCTACCTGAGCACCCACCCGCGAGCACGCCTCGCGCTGCTGCTCTCCGCGCCGCTGTTCTGGCTCGGGCTCGTCTACATCGTCGCGCTGGCCGCGCTGCTCGTCACCGCCTTCTGGAGCGTCGACAGCTTCACGGGCCAGATCTCGACCGAGTTCACGCTCGACAACATCATCACGGTCGTCACCGGGTCGCTGTACCAGACCGTCACGCTGCGCACGCTCGGCGTCGCGCTCGCGGTCACCATCATCGACGTCGCACTGGCCCTGCCGATCGCATTCTTCATGGCGAAGGTCGCCTCGCCGCGGTTGCAGCGGGCCCTCGTCGTCGCGGTGCTCACGCCGCTGTGGGCGAGCTACCTGGTCAAGGCGTACGCCTGGCGCTCGGTGCTCTCGCAGGACGGCATCCTCGAGTGGCTCGTCGCGCCCCTCGGCCTGCACACGCCCGGCTACGGGCTGCCGGCCACGATCATCACGCTCTCGTACCTCTGGCTGCCCTACGTGATCCTCCCGATCTACGCGGGGCTCGAGCGGGTACCCGACTCGCTGCTCGAGGCATCCGGCGACCTGGGCGGGTCGACCTGGCAGACGATCCGGCTCGTGGTGCTGCCGATGGCGATGCCCGCGATCATCGCCGGCACGATCTTCAGCTTCTCGCTCTCGCTCGGCGACTACATCACGGTGAACATCGTCGGCGGCGCGAACCAGATGCTCGGCAACCTCGTCTACACGAACGTCGGCGCGGCGAACAACCTCCCGCTCGCGTCGGCGATCGCGCTCATCCCGATCGTGATCATCTTCGGCTACCTCTTCCTCGTGCGTCGCACCGGCGCCCTCGACAACCTCTAG
- a CDS encoding FadR/GntR family transcriptional regulator has protein sequence MTRAVVFAPLDAVGRADRVEQRIGDAIVLGVLRDGEKLPSEAELARRLGVAVVTAREALEALRERGLVQTRRGREGGSFVTFDPAASDRVVDERLAAISRIDIRDLAAHYTAIAGTAAEFAADRATEDDVASLRALAASIDPNSAGSARRGHGRFRLDVAALSQSARLVHEELRLQAEFGPLLWMCLRDTDYRERSRVVRDETIDAIEALDPQRARRITAAWIGEAIAWLIDEKTRRERTNT, from the coding sequence GTGACGCGCGCCGTGGTGTTCGCCCCGCTCGACGCCGTCGGCCGCGCCGACCGGGTCGAGCAGCGCATCGGCGACGCGATCGTGCTCGGCGTGCTGCGCGACGGGGAGAAGCTGCCGAGCGAGGCCGAGCTCGCACGCCGCCTCGGCGTCGCCGTCGTGACCGCTCGCGAAGCGCTCGAGGCGCTGCGCGAACGCGGACTCGTGCAGACCCGACGCGGCCGCGAGGGTGGCAGCTTCGTGACCTTCGACCCCGCGGCATCCGATCGGGTCGTCGACGAGCGGCTCGCCGCGATCAGCCGCATCGACATCCGAGACCTCGCCGCCCACTACACCGCGATCGCCGGCACCGCCGCCGAGTTCGCCGCAGACCGTGCGACCGAGGACGACGTGGCGAGCCTGCGGGCGCTCGCCGCCTCCATCGACCCGAACTCGGCGGGGAGCGCCCGACGTGGGCACGGGCGCTTCCGGCTCGACGTCGCCGCCCTCAGCCAGTCGGCGCGCCTCGTGCACGAGGAGCTGCGCCTGCAGGCCGAGTTCGGACCGCTGCTGTGGATGTGCCTGCGCGACACCGACTATCGTGAGCGCAGCCGCGTGGTGCGCGACGAGACGATCGACGCGATCGAGGCCCTCGACCCCCAGCGCGCCCGGCGGATCACCGCCGCCTGGATCGGCGAGGCGATCGCGTGGCTCATCGACGAGAAGACCAGGCGGGAGCGGACGAACACGTGA
- a CDS encoding TetR family transcriptional regulator C-terminal domain-containing protein translates to MDRLLVAPRLLGGCFFSAASVEFDSKPGAVRDRVMGALDRWEGYLTVSIGYAMERGELPSLDDAAQLAFEITALLDAANTRSLLRETEEPYRRAAVAVADRLVALGADSTAVAPLRAT, encoded by the coding sequence GTGGATCGCCTACTCGTCGCGCCGCGTCTTCTCGGGGGATGCTTCTTCTCGGCGGCATCCGTCGAGTTCGATTCGAAGCCCGGGGCGGTGCGCGACCGGGTGATGGGTGCGCTCGACAGGTGGGAGGGGTACCTCACGGTGTCGATCGGCTACGCGATGGAACGTGGCGAGCTCCCGAGCCTGGATGACGCGGCGCAGCTCGCGTTCGAGATCACCGCGTTGCTGGATGCGGCGAACACGCGCTCGCTGCTGCGCGAGACCGAGGAGCCGTATCGGCGCGCCGCGGTCGCCGTGGCCGACCGGCTGGTCGCACTCGGTGCCGACTCCACGGCGGTCGCCCCGCTCCGCGCGACCTGA
- a CDS encoding ABC transporter ATP-binding protein — MILSIPPKEAHVDAATPAIRLRALTKEFGALTAVDGVDLDIQPGEFFSMLGPSGSGKTTVLRLIAGFDRPTSGTIELFGTDVTERAPFDRDVNTVFQDYALFPHMSVLDNVAYGLRVRGVGRRERLARAREALASVRLADFAERRPAQLSGGQRQRVALARATVVQPKVLLLDEPLGALDLKLREQMQVELKQIQRELGITFIFVTHDQDEALTLSDRIAVFNAGRIEQLGTPAELYERPASRFVADFVGTSNLFDAALSSALLGRDGEHSVRPEKVQIARGDATPSGEHRAEGTITELIYTGSATRIVIDLDAGGRITVLEQNDQHRGDADARGDRVVAAWRDADVVALAAARDPQPEASARP; from the coding sequence ATGATTCTTTCCATCCCACCGAAGGAGGCCCACGTGGACGCAGCAACGCCCGCCATCCGGCTCCGCGCGCTGACCAAGGAGTTCGGCGCGCTGACCGCCGTCGACGGCGTCGACCTCGACATCCAGCCCGGCGAGTTCTTCTCGATGCTCGGCCCGTCGGGCTCCGGCAAGACCACGGTGCTGCGCCTCATCGCCGGCTTCGACCGGCCCACGAGCGGCACGATCGAGCTGTTCGGCACCGACGTCACCGAGCGCGCGCCGTTCGACCGCGACGTCAACACCGTGTTCCAGGACTACGCGCTGTTCCCCCACATGTCCGTGCTCGACAACGTGGCGTACGGCCTGCGCGTGCGCGGCGTCGGTCGGCGCGAGCGGCTCGCCCGCGCCCGTGAGGCACTCGCCTCGGTGCGCCTCGCCGACTTCGCCGAGCGGCGGCCCGCCCAGCTCTCGGGCGGGCAGCGCCAACGCGTCGCCCTCGCCCGGGCGACGGTCGTGCAGCCCAAGGTGCTGCTGCTCGACGAGCCGCTCGGCGCCCTCGACCTGAAGCTGCGCGAGCAGATGCAGGTCGAGCTCAAGCAGATCCAGCGCGAACTCGGCATCACGTTCATCTTCGTCACCCACGACCAGGACGAGGCGCTCACCCTGAGCGACCGCATCGCGGTCTTCAACGCCGGCCGCATCGAGCAGCTCGGCACGCCGGCCGAGCTCTACGAGCGGCCCGCCTCGCGCTTCGTCGCCGACTTCGTGGGCACCTCGAACCTGTTCGACGCCGCGCTCTCGAGCGCCCTGCTCGGGCGCGACGGCGAGCACTCGGTGCGCCCGGAGAAGGTGCAGATCGCGCGCGGCGACGCGACCCCCAGCGGTGAGCACCGCGCCGAGGGCACCATCACCGAGCTCATCTACACCGGCAGCGCGACGCGCATCGTCATCGACCTCGACGCCGGCGGGCGCATCACCGTGCTCGAGCAGAACGACCAGCACCGCGGCGACGCGGACGCGCGCGGCGACCGCGTGGTCGCCGCGTGGCGGGACGCCGACGTGGTCGCGCTCGCGGCCGCCCGCGACCCGCAGCCCGAGGCATCCGCCCGCCCCTGA
- a CDS encoding TetR/AcrR family transcriptional regulator — translation MTQGVIDGRRARGDESRREVLAQAMDLASIEGLDGLSIARIAEAAGQSKSGVAALFGSKERLQLAAIDAAQALFTNEVIAPARAATERGLERVVALVDGWIAYSSRRVFSGDASSRRHPSSSIRSPGRCATG, via the coding sequence ATGACGCAAGGGGTCATCGACGGACGCCGCGCACGCGGCGACGAATCGCGACGCGAGGTGCTCGCGCAGGCGATGGACCTCGCGTCGATCGAGGGCCTCGACGGGCTCTCGATCGCCCGGATCGCCGAGGCGGCCGGCCAGAGCAAGAGCGGGGTCGCGGCGCTGTTCGGCTCGAAGGAGCGGTTGCAGCTCGCCGCGATCGACGCCGCGCAGGCACTCTTCACGAACGAGGTGATCGCGCCCGCGCGCGCTGCGACCGAACGCGGGCTCGAGCGGGTGGTCGCCCTGGTCGACGGGTGGATCGCCTACTCGTCGCGCCGCGTCTTCTCGGGGGATGCTTCTTCTCGGCGGCATCCGTCGAGTTCGATTCGAAGCCCGGGGCGGTGCGCGACCGGGTGA